In Methanobacterium bryantii, the following proteins share a genomic window:
- a CDS encoding MBL fold metallo-hydrolase, which produces MTDNVYALDSTKGNYAYLIFGEEIILIDTGRPGQGKGILNDLKSVGIEPQDVKHILITHHDVDHIGSLAFLQQATGAKIWASKEDIPYIYGEKNRPGIKKLISYIMRVKKPENINLYPEDGKMGDIVVIAAPGHTPGHVCIIYNGVLFAGDLFRTSKGKIAPMKSFMNWNDSVLKESLVKIDNYDFEWICPAHGEPLKRNGQLKELY; this is translated from the coding sequence GTGACTGATAATGTTTATGCATTGGATTCAACAAAAGGAAATTATGCTTATCTAATTTTTGGTGAAGAAATTATTTTAATAGATACAGGACGTCCTGGACAGGGAAAAGGGATTTTAAATGATTTGAAGTCTGTGGGCATAGAACCTCAAGATGTTAAACATATTTTAATAACACACCATGATGTAGACCATATTGGGAGCCTTGCTTTCCTGCAGCAGGCGACTGGGGCTAAAATATGGGCCTCAAAAGAGGATATCCCTTATATTTATGGAGAAAAAAATCGTCCGGGTATCAAAAAATTGATTTCATATATTATGAGGGTTAAAAAGCCGGAAAATATAAATCTTTATCCTGAAGATGGAAAAATGGGAGATATTGTAGTTATAGCAGCTCCAGGACATACTCCTGGGCACGTATGCATCATTTACAACGGCGTTTTATTTGCTGGTGACTTATTCAGGACATCAAAGGGAAAAATAGCTCCCATGAAATCATTTATGAACTGGAACGACTCTGTTTTAAAAGAGTCATTGGTTAAAATTGATAATTATGATTTTGAGTGGATATGTCCTGCCCATGGCGAACCACTTAAAAGAAATGGACAGCTGAA